The genomic DNA GGGTGCGTGCAAACTTTGTGGGGCACCCCCTCATCGATATCGCGCAGGCGACGGTTGAAAGGGAAGAGATGAGGAAGAGAATCGGGGTTTCTGAAGACAGCATTCTTGTGGGTCTTCTTCCCGGGAGCAGGAATGGTGAGGTGAAGAGGATCCTTCCTCCCATGCTGGGCGCCGCAAGGCTTCTGCATCGAAGTTATGAGAAACTGTGTTTTATGATCCCCGTGGCGAAGAATGTGGATCGGAAGATGCTTGGAGAACTGGTCGCACCCTACAATGAATTGCCTCTTACGATCACACATGAGCATTATTATGATTTTTTAAATGTGCTCGATCTCGCCGTTGTTGCTTCAGGAACTGCGACGGTCGAGCTGGCGCTTATGAAGAAGCCTATGATTGTAATCTACAGGTTAAACCCCGTGAGCTATCTACTGGCAAGGCTCTTCGTGAAGATAGAAAATTTCGCCATGGCAAACCTTATTGCCGGAAAGATGATAGTTCCAGAACTTCTTCAGGGCAGATGCAAGGCGGATGAAATCTATAAAGAGGTAAAACTCTATCTGGATGACGTGAAAAAAACTCAACATGTAAAGGAAGAACTTGAAAATATCAGAGGGAAACTTGGCGAGAAGGGAGTGTTCAAGAGGGCAGCCAGGGTTGTTCTGGATCTCCTTGAACAATGATGAAGACTCTAAACCAGCAACCATGACTTGTCATGTAACTAACTGATATGAAATAAGTTAATTGACTTTTTTACCGGAATTGCTATAATAAATCACACAATTCGACCGCAGTCATAGAGCCTCACTTATAAGGGGAAACGATGATCAGAAGCATGACAGGTTACGGAATCGGCACAGTGGAAACTGAAAAGTTCAAAGTGTCCATTGAGATCCGTAGCGTCAATCACCGCTTCTTCGACTTAAGAGTCAAATTGCCCCAGCAGTTGACCCCGCTGGAGCCGCAAATCAAGAAGACGGTTCAGTCGAAAGTTTCAAGAGGGAAGATAGATGTTTCCATAACCATCAACGGCATTAACGAGATGGAGTACGAGATAAAGATGAACCGTCCGTTCATCGCAGGATACATTGAAGCCTTCCATCAGATCAAGAACGAGTTCGGCCTTCAAGGGGATCTGACGGCTCAGGGTCTTCTCCAGCTCCCGGGAGCGATGGATTTTAAGGTGAAAGAAAAAATCTATCAGAACGAAGAGATAGATGCGATTACGGAGGCTCTCCAGAAGGCCCTTGCATCTCTCGAAGAGATGAGAATTAAGGAAGGAGCCCTCATCGGTGAAGACATCCTGTCACGGCTAGGAACGATGGAAGAGAAGAGAAAAGGGATAGCGCAGATCTGCGGATCCCTTCCGGATGTTCATAAGAAGAACCTCATGGCGCGGATAAGGGAACTGGAACCGGATATCAAACTCGATCCATCGAGGCTTGAACAGGAAGTTGCCTTCATGGTTGATAAATGCGACATCAGCGAGGAGGTTTCCCGACTGAAGGGTCACTTCGAACATCTGGAGACTCTCCTTCAGAATGTGGACGAGGTAGGGAAGAAGCTTGACTTTCTCATGCAGGAGATCAACAGGGAAGCAAATACCATCAACTCCAAGGTGGGCAACCTCGATATCAACAGAGCCGTAATCGACATCAAGCTGGAAGCAGAGAAGATCAGGGAACAGGCTCAGAACATTGAGTGATTCTTGATGAGGAAAGGGATACTCTTCGTCATCACGGCGCCGTCTGGAGCTGGAAAAACTACCATCATCAGGAAAGTCATGAAGTCCATCGATTCCCTTGGCTTCTCCGTGTCTTACACGACGCGGGAGAAGAGAAGAGGGGAGGTCGGGGGAAAGGATTACAGATTCGTGAATCTGAAAACGTTCCGCAGGGTGCGAGATGCGGGGGGATTTCTTGAATGGGCAACTATCTTTGGCGACTATTACGGGACTCCCGTCAGAGAGGTTTCAGATGCGCTGAAAAAAGGAATGGATATCATCCTCGACATAGATGTCCAGGGTGCAGCCCAGGTCAGGAGGAAGAGGAAGAATGCAGTCTTCGTCTTCATCATGCCTCCCGATTATAAGACGCTGAAGTCGAGGCTGGAAAAGAGAAAGAGTGAATCAAGGGAGAAGATCAAAACGCGAATGGAAGCAGCCAGGAAAGACGTGAAGGAGTTCAGTAAGTTCGACTATATCATCGTCAACGATGATCTCAAAGATGCAGTACGCACCCTGAAGGGGATCATCCTTGCGGAAAGAGCCAGGATGAAGATGTGCCGCCAGGCAGCCCGGAAGATTGCTGCCACTTTTCCATAGC from Acidobacteriota bacterium includes the following:
- the gmk gene encoding guanylate kinase is translated as MRKGILFVITAPSGAGKTTIIRKVMKSIDSLGFSVSYTTREKRRGEVGGKDYRFVNLKTFRRVRDAGGFLEWATIFGDYYGTPVREVSDALKKGMDIILDIDVQGAAQVRRKRKNAVFVFIMPPDYKTLKSRLEKRKSESREKIKTRMEAARKDVKEFSKFDYIIVNDDLKDAVRTLKGIILAERARMKMCRQAARKIAATFP
- a CDS encoding YicC/YloC family endoribonuclease, coding for MIRSMTGYGIGTVETEKFKVSIEIRSVNHRFFDLRVKLPQQLTPLEPQIKKTVQSKVSRGKIDVSITINGINEMEYEIKMNRPFIAGYIEAFHQIKNEFGLQGDLTAQGLLQLPGAMDFKVKEKIYQNEEIDAITEALQKALASLEEMRIKEGALIGEDILSRLGTMEEKRKGIAQICGSLPDVHKKNLMARIRELEPDIKLDPSRLEQEVAFMVDKCDISEEVSRLKGHFEHLETLLQNVDEVGKKLDFLMQEINREANTINSKVGNLDINRAVIDIKLEAEKIREQAQNIE
- the lpxB gene encoding lipid-A-disaccharide synthase encodes the protein MMAKKITIVSGEESGEKYGAMLVRALKESLPDAQFHGMGGEQMRVEGVHIINDIEKLSVVGFFEVLSSFRIIWKVFRKLKNHFVQNKPDLLILIDFPDFNIRLAKYAHRLGIKIVYFISPQIWAWRKGRVRSMSRLVDRMIVIFPFEVPVYEKAGVRANFVGHPLIDIAQATVEREEMRKRIGVSEDSILVGLLPGSRNGEVKRILPPMLGAARLLHRSYEKLCFMIPVAKNVDRKMLGELVAPYNELPLTITHEHYYDFLNVLDLAVVASGTATVELALMKKPMIVIYRLNPVSYLLARLFVKIENFAMANLIAGKMIVPELLQGRCKADEIYKEVKLYLDDVKKTQHVKEELENIRGKLGEKGVFKRAARVVLDLLEQ